The following are encoded in a window of Sminthopsis crassicaudata isolate SCR6 chromosome 3, ASM4859323v1, whole genome shotgun sequence genomic DNA:
- the LOC141565039 gene encoding LOW QUALITY PROTEIN: E3 SUMO-protein ligase KIAA1586-like (The sequence of the model RefSeq protein was modified relative to this genomic sequence to represent the inferred CDS: inserted 1 base in 1 codon; deleted 1 base in 1 codon; substituted 1 base at 1 genomic stop codon): protein MFPKIPKRHNDLLSFLNVKKVKTDTENDHRNEDHYEALEPAEPNFESLERLVIEEQPSCSQKKKIDNFILPDCWNKNQAFLFTEQYKWIEIKKGKLGCKDCFTVWHLGVXYVSKEWSAYLITPNGSNKITRQVSLRKKIREHDVSKAHSKIQNLLKESANDSIANIIHRLNNKNIDATVRVFKTIYSLIKHNRPLSDIERAIELREKNGIDIGNCLRTRYSATRIAEHIAKEIKMKIFKNIIEENAKICIIIDEISTISKKSTLVIYLQCAIQSAPAPIMLFVALKELVSTTTECIFNTLLSTLDNYGFNNEYLKANLVAFCSDGANKILGGKSGVATKLLENFPKIIFWPCLNHRLQXSLDDSISEIKQVNYLKIFLNKMYSIYYQSNKNQSELETVAKELETEIIQIGQVLGPRWAACRLGVATAVWHVYPTLYIHFSHSSSSYFDLAKRLANINFLQDLALMIDILEELSLLSTALHLQSRSTNIQKAQKLIKCTIRSLERLKTTTGKHESQIEDLMKLDKFKDIPFGKHNTFNALRRNMLLENIIQHMNLHLLSDRSDEATFHYLDLLEPSTWPFEKLTSPSGEKNVLHLNEILKHEIDLNDFCDFVDNIEAKNVPIPVTIQKTKKIVGTVAISTAETERGFHLMNIICTRVRNSLTVNHVSDLITINLLGKELADWDATPFVKSWLNCDHRLATDTRVRQKLSRTFSKNPLASWNLQ, encoded by the exons atGTTCCCTAAAATACCTAAACGACACAATGATCTACTGAGTTTTTTAAATGTGAAGAAGGTGAAGACAGACACAGAAAATGATCATAGGAATGAGGATCATTATGAAGCACTGGAACCAGCAGAACCCAATTTTGAATCTCTTGAACGACTAGTCATTGAAGAACAACCATCATgttcccaaaag aaaaaaatagataattttattctcCCAGATTGTTGGAACAAAAACCAAGCATTTCTATTTACAGAGCAATACAAATGGattgaaataaaaaaggggaaattagGATGTAAGGATTGTTTTACAGTTTGGCATTTAGGAG ACTATGTGTCTAAGGAATGGAGTGCATATTTAATAACTCCGAATGGCAGTAATAAAATTACAAGGCAAgtttctctgagaaaaaaaattagggaacaTGATGTTTCTAAAGCCCATAGTAAAATTCAGAATTTGTTAAAAGAATCAGCAAATGACTCAATTGCAAATATAATACATagactaaataataaaaatatcgaTGCTACTGTAAGAGTTTTCAAAACAATTTACAGTTTAATCAAACATAATAGGCCTTTATCTGATATTGAGAGGGCAATAGAATTACgagagaaaaatggaatagaTATAGGCAATTGTTTGAGGACACGATATAGTGCAACAAGAATAGCAGAACACATTGCAAAAGAAATTAAGATGAAGATATTTAAGAATATCATAGAAGAGAATGCCAAAATCTGCATCATCATTGACGAGATATCGACAATTTCAAAGAAGAGCACCCTAGTGATTTATCTTCAGTGTGCAATTCAGTCTGCACCTGCCCCCATCATGTTATTTGTTGCTTTAAAAGAATTGGTGTCGACCACGACAGAATGCATCTTCAATACGTTGTTGTCTACGTTAGACAATTATGGCTTtaataatgaatatttgaaaGCGAATTTAGTTGCATTTTGTTCTGATGGGGCTAATAAAATTCTAGGAGGAAAGTCTGGAGTAGCTACAAAGCTGTTAgaaaattttcctaaaatcatcTTTTGGCCCTGCTTAAATCACCGACTACAATGATCGCTTGATGATTCAATATCTGAAATAAAACaagttaattatttaaaaatatttctgaataaaATGTATTCTATTTATTACCAATCTAATAAAAATCAAAGTGAGCTAGAAACTGTAGCTAAAGAACTTGAAACTGAAATTATTCAAATTGGTCAAGTTTTGGGTCCAAGATGGGCAGCATGTCGTTTAGGAGTTGCCACTGCTGTATGGCATGTATATCCtacattatatattcatttttctcattcttcttcttcttacttTGATTTGGCAAAGAGATTAGCTAACATTAATTTCTTGCAAGACCTTGCTCTAATGATTGACATTCTTGAAGAACTTTCATTGCTTTCAACTGCATTGCATTTGCAGTCAAGATCAACCAACATTCAGAAAGcacaaaaattaatcaaatgcACCATAAGATCTTTGGAAAGATTGAAGACTACTACTGGAAAGCATGAATCTCAAATTGAAGATTTAATGAAGTTAGACAAGTTTAAAGATATTCCATTTGGTAAACATAACACATTTAATGCTCTTCGTAGGAATATGCTACTGGAAAATATAATTCAACACATGAACTTACATCTCTTATCAGACAGAAGTGATGAAGCTACTTTTCATTATCTTGATTTATTAGAGCCATCTACTTGGCCTTTTGAAAAACTAACTTCACCAAGTGGTGAAAAAAATGTActtcatttaaatgaaattttaaaacatgaaattgatttaaatgatttttgtgaTTTTGTAGATAATATAGAAGCAAAGAATGTTCCAATACCTGTAACCATACAGAAAACTAAAAAGATTGTTGGTACTGTTGCCATCAGTACAGCTGAAACTGAAAGAGGTTTCcatttaatgaatataatttgtaCGAGAGTAAGAAATAGTCTAACAGTAAATCATGTATCCgatttaataacaataaatttattAGGAAAAGAATTAGCAGATTGGGATGCAACTCCATTTGTCAAATCATGGTTAAATTGCGATCATAGGCTGGCTACAGATACAAGAGTTCGGCAAAAGTTATCAAGAACATTTTCTAAAAATCCATTGGCTTCATGGAATTTACAATaa